TGCAGTGGCAgtgaggattcaaacccaggttttTTTCACCCTGGCGGGGTGATGGCTCTATCCAACAGACTATTCACAGCATGAACATATTCCAATAGAATACGAGGTACGGGCCCTGGCGACGCTCACCTGCGAAGCTGTGAGGGCCTCCAGCGTATGCAGCCTCTGCAACACGCTCTGCATGTCCTCCTGGAGCCGAGACAGCGCCGTGACGATCTGCTCGTTCAGGCTTCCCCTGGGACCACCCTCCGGCCCCCAGCGCTCGCCGTCCCCCCCGCCACCAGCCAGGCCGCCCTGGCTAACGTCACCAGCGAACCTGGGGCCTGGGGTACAGAAACGGGAGGGTGAGATGTGGTCCTGGCACAACTCTGCCGTCATGTCCAATGCAACCGTTCGGGCTGCGAATCCCAATTTACaaagagtttcatttaatacccctattTTAGCAGGCCAAGCACTTTCGACGGTAACATTCAGTTGTTGTGTACCTTCTGACAGCTGAGCGCATGAgacgcttacatttattcttttatctcacactttcctccaaggtgatGCTATAGCAATTATTAACTAGTACAGGTCCACAATCCCTAACCTGACACCCGTGGGGTCAGACGTGTTTCGGAACTGAGGATTTATTGGATTTAGAAAGGCAATACAGCGCATAAACCATATGTTAGGTAACGACCCCAGCGGGGTCTGGGTCAGCACTAGATAATCAAACGTATGAAAATTCACAGTAAGTGGGATAAATGAACATGATAATCAGTACTggattttatttacagttcaaTTACGTAGTAGGACACTGGTAAATAAAATAGTGGGATAAATACGGTGTAAACACTGTAGCATTTCTTAGTTTTATTGAACGTGTTccttaaaaataacacacatatAGAGGTTCAACCTGAGCTAAACACTTCtatatataaatgcaatacATGTTCATAATATCTGGTTGCTTGAGGATCTTGGAGAAGAGAGAACATCAGCGTTCCCTTTGTCAGCTTCATCAGGTTGTATTTCCAAAGGATTGGTGGCAAACTTACAAAAAAACCACCTGCTTTTCAGAGCTTTCCCGATTTTGGAATTGCGGATTGGGGATTGTGGACCTCTctttagccgacacctttatccaaggtcaCTAACAGTGTTAAGACACACAACACTAAACTGCCTagagtcattcacacatttacacagcacagcagtgtaacacactctcacacacaacaggcaattcagagtcacagatccacctgaaacacacatctctggactATGATAGGAAAGAGGAGCACCTAGAAGAGACCCACATTTTAAGTGTATGGTCCATAATAGGTATGAAGGAGCGGAACAAGGGCAGCTGCACAGCCATTTAATACTGTAGAGTAATTCATAGAGGGAAACTGCACTGCTATGTTGCATTATTATATCTAACATTAACCATTGAAgcaactgtgtccattttaataggatttggtgatatttagTTAAAAATGGgtgttaaaaaatgtttacgAGATTTATGAgagcaggtggggggggggggaccgtaACCTCTCTGAGGGCACATGTTGAGAAGCACTATCCTTTTGAGGAACTACGGCCCTTACTGTACAGTACGATATACTTTGTGGCAATGCACTCAAGGGATTCCACTGAGGTCGCACCTCTTCCTCTCCTGCCCAGGGAGCTGTCTGCTCTGCCTGCGCTCAGTCTCTCCCTTGGAGGTACGTTTCCGCTGGGCTTCCCATCCTCCCCTCCACACTGGACTCCCTCCGATTCAGTCTGCAGGCAGCCATCTACCAAAGCACATGTCTCTGCTAGACTGTGGTCCGACTCCAAGGTGTGGCTCACGAGCACTTCAGCGCTCTACAAAGAcaaggagggaaagaaaaacatatctgaagacacaaaatgaaacaaagagggTGCTACAGCCTGCATTGCAACCATATGCTTTGAGAATGATCTCTGCCCAACCAGCTCAACGACCCACCCAGCTGATGCATTGCCACTCGCGACTCAGACGAAAACCCTAACTCAGAGCATCCAAGGTTCAAGGTCTTCTGGGCCACCCTCTCCCCCAACAATGAGgtgtgggtgagtgtgtgtgtgcgtgttcatACCTCCTCCAGCCCAAACTGATCCATAGAGTCACAGTACACCTCGCTGTCTGAGTCGCTGGCCATATGATGGAGGCCCATTGGGTCCTCGCTGTGCTCTGAGGgaacaacagaaacaaagaaTTTGCAAACAGATTCCACATTTCAACTAATTACTGATTAAAATATTCATGACTGATGTAAACAACCCATTCCCCCATCAGTCAGAGATGTGTTTCGGAACAAGGAATAGGAAGCAATCGGTACTGAGAGGGGTGACATTAACGGCTGTCCAACTGTCCTGGACAGGTCACTTGTATAAATTTCACAGGTGAACAGGCAGTATTGCTCAGACAGACGATAAATTAAggtgaaataataaaatcacatctaccatcaaaaaataaataaatgaacccctGTGACATCAGTAATTgcatcatttccatttttgtttgagaagtttttcttttcactaaAAAGCACTAAAATTTATCAAGATTGAAGCAAAACAGCCCCAATAATCTTGTTATTTTGGCAATTTCTTTATGCTGGAGCTTTTCTGCAAGCGCACGCCCCTTACGGTGATGccacagcagttagagctgctgcctttggacacaaagccCGCAGGTACGAATCTcgcctctagctgtagtacccttgggcaaagtacttatcctaaaattactcagctgtatgaaagggtaaataactgtaggtagactaacattgtaagtcattttggagaaaagtgccagctaaattaataaatgtaaatgtatatgtgacACTCTGATCGTCTTCCTTTCAATTTGATGGGACAgtcaaaacataaaaagtacCTGTTCTGGAGACTATAAAACACGAAAAATTATTGTTCAAGCCTGACTCATAACATGTGGCAAAAACAAGGACAGATAAACAGACAAAAGTGTAAGAACTGAGAAATGATCTCCTACCAGTGATGTGACCATTGAGCTCCTTATGGTCAGCAGTTGAGGTGTGGAGAAGCTCCTCCTCAGACTCATCGCTGTTAAGAGCTGATTTGGAGCTGTGGGTTCCATTGGTCAGGGACGGAACGCTTTCTGGGTAACCGTTCGACAGAGGGGTTATAGCCGTTTCCAACTGGCCGTTTTGCTTACCAGTCAAAATTTCATTCTCTGTTtcgaaaagaataaaaaaacaaaaaggtacgTTAAAACTCAAAACGCTCCTTAGCTTAAAAAGGAAACTAATCGTCCTCATttgcatatataaaaaaatatcttaTTTCTTATTCTCTCCCttcaaaaattgttaaattcatccattttcaataaccgcttcATCCAGATCAAGGTCTAGGTGAGCAGGAGCTTATCTCAAAAGgtttgggtgcaaggctgagggggtacatcctggacaggatgccagtccatcacaggatagcacacacacacacacacacacacacacacacacacacacatacacatacacactatagACAATTTAGtatcaccaatctacctgaactgcacatctttgaactgtggggggaaagcagagcatctggaggaaacccacacagacactgggagaacatgcaaactccacaaagccggagcagggatcgaacccacgtcttctcgcacacccaggcgctgtgaggcagcagcgctactcactgcaccacggTGTCGCCCTTCGTCaaattcagttaaatgaaaCTTTATACTGTCATTTTTATATAGACGGTATCAGCTGGTAATGTTAACagtcacagctgctgcctttagacccaaaggtcgcatgTGCAAATATCACCTCTAGCTatatacccttgaacaaggtatttactgtaaattgctccagtaaaattgcccagcagtataaataggtaaatgactgtaagcaatttaacactgtaagtcactttggaaaaaagcattggataaacagataaatgttAATGATGGGAGTATAATggataaaactgtaaaagatgAAACCTGGGGTCAAGTGAAGCACACCTTCCTCCAGTGCCATCTCCCCATCCTCAGCTGCCTTGGGTTTCCTGCCATCAGACTCAGCTCTCCTGGTGTGGTTCTCCAAAGTGCCATTCATGGTCAAGCTCCTCACGATGTTCTTCGTGACACTCTTCGGTGGGGAAGATAGCATGCTGCCAAAACCTGGGAGGCAGTCAGGAAACAAAGGCACGTATTTCATGCAGCCATGTAACTCACTAATTAACTGCATTAAAACAGCAGTATaacaaaatatatacttttatattGTATCACATAGTATTTCTTCGCTAATTAAACCTGCAAGTCACCCAAAGACAAGCAGCAAGGAATTAAAATTGATCAGACTGTAGATAAATGACAAAAGCATCTCTCCTAGTGCGGAATAATACAGCagtgtattatttattgattatttaATATTGATTACTATTCATCAATACTTATTATTTACTATGTATAGTAATAaaatttttgcttgttttgaaaGTTTAAGGTTTCGATTaatagaataaatgaataatatgaCGCGTTGCTGCATGTTCTGAATGCTTCTAGAGCACCTTCCACTGTTTTGATTTCACGAACCACAACTAACCACACCACAACTACCCATACCACAAAGTTTTACACCGGGTGGAGCTCTTTTGCTACTTCTTCTCTAGTCAACCGCAGGGCGATCGTCACAAGAGCTGCATCTAAAAAGCTGCTTTTCACACTTTGTAAAGccatctaaacacacacacacacacacacattttcagaaccgcttgtcccatacggggtcacgggaaaccggagcctacccggcaacacagggcgtaaggccagaggggcaggggacacacccaggacgggacgccagtccgtcgcaaggcaccccaagcgggactcgaaccccagacccaccggagagcaggactgcggtccaacccactgcgccaccgcaccccaaacGAGAAGCAGAATTCCAGGACGCTACACAGCCGAAAACTTGCCTTCCATTGTCCTAACAAACTGCTCCAATCGTGCTGagcacacaaaagaaaacaaaagaaaaaacaaagaacacacacagaggtaaaACCTTAAAGTgtaaacatttcttcatttttgctACTTTTCAAAAACTTTAGGATGTTATTTAGgacattatttttacttttcacaaTGTAATAGAACAAGTGGTTTGACCAGATTTTGCATTCaattccatttattatttattcttctagccaacgcttttctccaaagggacttacaatgttaagctacctataattacttacctacttatacagctgggtcattttactggagcaattcggggtatTTCAAGTCAAACAGACaacagagtaaagaaaaaaatcatgacgTTTCCGTCTCACTGTGTACCTGTGGTCAGGTCAGACACCTGGGtgatcttcttcttctcatccaCCAGTTCATAGAAGGGTCCCAGGGCATGCAagagctcctccacctcatcTGTCACAGGCATGCTTTCCAGAATCTGCAAAATCCACACTTCACAAGCTGGACCCGACTGGgtgcaagaaaaacacaacacaacaccCTACTATGAAAAACAAATCTGTGGGAAAGTCAAAAAGTATTAACAATGACCTCTATTCCTTTAAATGAAGTCTACTGCTGCTATTCTTTGACTTTTCCccgtaaataaaaatacacgcaattttaaaaatctgtcagTCAATAAATCAGTCGCTTACCACTTTTATTTCTTCCACATATGCTATCATGGCATCTTCTTTTGGCATGTCTCCAAGAGAATTCCACGCATCCCTAAGAGATGGGTTTCGAACACTGCCTTTTACATCTTATTATCTTCTCAATGCTTAAGAAAAGAGGAATTATTATTTAAGGGACTTGATTAACACTTGTTCTTAAAAAGgctgatattttttctttaggATGAGTAACAGGAACACTTGACAGCACATTCAGTTCTGAACGGTTCCCAACTTGCAAAACCAAATTTCTGACAAAGAGAGCAAAACAGCCCCAGTAttatgctatttttattttctttatcagGTTTTTGTATGAAAAATTCTGTTCATGATACCCTGATCACCTCACTCTGATTACATAAtagtaaaacattgtaaattgtatcaaatatctttgttttatatatatatatgcacatatgtgcatatataaataaatacacacacactacaggatgACAGTTAAATCCAAtggcagaatttaaaaaaaagaaaaagatatgcAGCTACTAGGGTAAGGTAAACTGGTTGatacagtggtatgtgacaaattgacggtactctagaatcacatctGTATCCAGATGTCTCCCGTCAATGGAATGcgctttttgtattgttctctgaaatgCACATCGCTCTGGAGAACGGAATCTGCtacacgaataaatgtaaatatccttcCTATCTTGACAGCGCCACTTCCCCGCATGAGAATTTATAAAATAAGACGAGTGTGTGCACAAGATAGCGGACACTGAAAGCAGGTTCTATCCTGCTGAGAGAGCGAACAGATCCATAACCGCAGTCAAAAGaaggcagcagtgtgtgtgatttgacaTTTTCTAACAAcggcaacaacaaaaataatcttTCAGTGTGTGACCGATTGATTCCTTCTACTGCTTTTCTTCCTCCAGCCTGAAAGCAACACAGTGGGGCTGTTTAgggcaaaagtgcattttatacataataccaaaatacataaacacaaaacagcaatGTGTCAGATGTACGGCTGTCTCTAGAAGATGAAAACATCGGCAGAGAACAGTGCAGTTATTTACTCAGTCATTcatctaacattataagttggtATGGAGGAACATGTGAAAGTATTaatttgagggggggggggggggggggggggtacggtgacgcagcaggtttgaccgggtcctgctctgcagttagtctggggttccagtcctacttggggtgccttgcaacggactggcgtcccgtcctgggtgtgtcccctccccctccagccttgcatcctgtcgcaaccccgcttgggacaagcggtttcagactgtgtgcatgtgtgtgtgtgtgtgtgtgtgtgtgtgtgagagtattAACTTGCCCACGTAAACAGGTTATAGGCAGTGGTTAATGTTAACGGTATCAGTTCAGATAAggaccttgttcaggggtacaaCAGAAGGCGGGATATAAACCAAgctcctttgagtccaaaggtggcacaTCTAACTGCAGCCCCACCTACTTGTCCTATTACAACGAGCACAATTAAAGCAACcgaaatgaaaaatacatgaaatgcaACAATAAAGACTTATTCAATACATGACTTATTCAATACTGATCGCTGACCAATTCAACCCAGAAACATGTGCCATGCGTGGTGGTTGGAGCGGTCATCTCGTAGGCTGAACGAAGGTTCTCGGGTCGAAACCCACCCCCTAGAgcagtacccctgatcaaggtacttaccctgagctcaggaagtaaaaattacccagctatataaatgggctAATGGCTGTAAAGTTGGGTGTATACCAGTGCAAGTGAGTGAAATGAGAGGTAACAACGATGTACCATTTGGCCTTGCCGACCGGATCCCAGAAGCCGGGCCGGGGGATGCTGCAGGGCCCCTGGGTGGCCTGCTTGTAGTAGCTGTAGAACTTGAGCATCATCTCGTTGGAAGGCTGGAAGGGACCTGGGGCAGTCAAAGGTGATGAGCATGTGAGCATCAAAGCTTCATCTGTGTCACATGTAAATGCAGACTGTTCGCCCCCAGGTGGGGCATTGATGGTGGTCCACATTTGAGTCTCGTCTGTTCTGGGAGTTGCTTTTGCT
The window above is part of the Scleropages formosus chromosome 19, fSclFor1.1, whole genome shotgun sequence genome. Proteins encoded here:
- the acbd5a gene encoding acyl-CoA-binding domain-containing protein 5A isoform X2: MMMMSMTDERTVHERRFDAAVKVIKSLPANGPFQPSNEMMLKFYSYYKQATQGPCSIPRPGFWDPVGKAKWDAWNSLGDMPKEDAMIAYVEEIKVSGPACEVWILQILESMPVTDEVEELLHALGPFYELVDEKKKITQVSDLTTARLEQFVRTMEGFGSMLSSPPKSVTKNIVRSLTMNGTLENHTRRAESDGRKPKAAEDGEMALEEENEILTGKQNGQLETAITPLSNGYPESVPSLTNGTHSSKSALNSDESEEELLHTSTADHKELNGHITEHSEDPMGLHHMASDSDSEVYCDSMDQFGLEESAEVLVSHTLESDHSLAETCALVDGCLQTESEGVQCGGEDGKPSGNVPPRERLSAGRADSSLGRRGRGPRFAGDVSQGGLAGGGGDGERWGPEGGPRGSLNEQIVTALSRLQEDMQSVLQRLHTLEALTASQARSLALQSNYPSFPPAKKKPSWWPFDVSPGTVAFAVIWPFVVQWLIRLYLQRRRRKMN
- the acbd5a gene encoding acyl-CoA-binding domain-containing protein 5A isoform X4, whose translation is MMMMSMTDERTVHERRFDAAVKVIKSLPANGPFQPSNEMMLKFYSYYKQATQGPCSIPRPGFWDPVGKAKWDAWNSLGDMPKEDAMIAYVEEIKVSGPACEVWILQILESMPVTDEVEELLHALGPFYELVDEKKKITQVSDLTTGFGSMLSSPPKSVTKNIVRSLTMNGTLENHTRRAESDGRKPKAAEDGEMALEEGVLHLTPENEILTGKQNGQLETAITPLSNGYPESVPSLTNGTHSSKSALNSDESEEELLHTSTADHKELNGHITEHSEDPMGLHHMASDSDSEVYCDSMDQFGLEESAEVLVSHTLESDHSLAETCALVDGCLQTESEGVQCGGEDGKPSGNVPPRERLSAGRADSSLGRRGRGPRFAGDVSQGGLAGGGGDGERWGPEGGPRGSLNEQIVTALSRLQEDMQSVLQRLHTLEALTASQARSLALQSNYPSFPPAKKKPSWWPFDVSPGTVAFAVIWPFVVQWLIRLYLQRRRRKMN
- the acbd5a gene encoding acyl-CoA-binding domain-containing protein 5A isoform X1, whose protein sequence is MMMMSMTDERTVHERRFDAAVKVIKSLPANGPFQPSNEMMLKFYSYYKQATQGPCSIPRPGFWDPVGKAKWDAWNSLGDMPKEDAMIAYVEEIKVSGPACEVWILQILESMPVTDEVEELLHALGPFYELVDEKKKITQVSDLTTARLEQFVRTMEGFGSMLSSPPKSVTKNIVRSLTMNGTLENHTRRAESDGRKPKAAEDGEMALEEGVLHLTPENEILTGKQNGQLETAITPLSNGYPESVPSLTNGTHSSKSALNSDESEEELLHTSTADHKELNGHITEHSEDPMGLHHMASDSDSEVYCDSMDQFGLEESAEVLVSHTLESDHSLAETCALVDGCLQTESEGVQCGGEDGKPSGNVPPRERLSAGRADSSLGRRGRGPRFAGDVSQGGLAGGGGDGERWGPEGGPRGSLNEQIVTALSRLQEDMQSVLQRLHTLEALTASQARSLALQSNYPSFPPAKKKPSWWPFDVSPGTVAFAVIWPFVVQWLIRLYLQRRRRKMN
- the acbd5a gene encoding acyl-CoA-binding domain-containing protein 5A isoform X5, with translation MMMMSMTDERTVHERRFDAAVKVIKSLPANGPFQPSNEMMLKFYSYYKQATQGPCSIPRPGFWDPVGKAKWDAWNSLGDMPKEDAMIAYVEEIKVILESMPVTDEVEELLHALGPFYELVDEKKKITQVSDLTTGFGSMLSSPPKSVTKNIVRSLTMNGTLENHTRRAESDGRKPKAAEDGEMALEEGVLHLTPENEILTGKQNGQLETAITPLSNGYPESVPSLTNGTHSSKSALNSDESEEELLHTSTADHKELNGHITEHSEDPMGLHHMASDSDSEVYCDSMDQFGLEESAEVLVSHTLESDHSLAETCALVDGCLQTESEGVQCGGEDGKPSGNVPPRERLSAGRADSSLGRRGRGPRFAGDVSQGGLAGGGGDGERWGPEGGPRGSLNEQIVTALSRLQEDMQSVLQRLHTLEALTASQARSLALQSNYPSFPPAKKKPSWWPFDVSPGTVAFAVIWPFVVQWLIRLYLQRRRRKMN
- the acbd5a gene encoding acyl-CoA-binding domain-containing protein 5A isoform X3 — translated: MMMMSMTDERTVHERRFDAAVKVIKSLPANGPFQPSNEMMLKFYSYYKQATQGPCSIPRPGFWDPVGKAKWDAWNSLGDMPKEDAMIAYVEEIKVILESMPVTDEVEELLHALGPFYELVDEKKKITQVSDLTTARLEQFVRTMEGFGSMLSSPPKSVTKNIVRSLTMNGTLENHTRRAESDGRKPKAAEDGEMALEEGVLHLTPENEILTGKQNGQLETAITPLSNGYPESVPSLTNGTHSSKSALNSDESEEELLHTSTADHKELNGHITEHSEDPMGLHHMASDSDSEVYCDSMDQFGLEESAEVLVSHTLESDHSLAETCALVDGCLQTESEGVQCGGEDGKPSGNVPPRERLSAGRADSSLGRRGRGPRFAGDVSQGGLAGGGGDGERWGPEGGPRGSLNEQIVTALSRLQEDMQSVLQRLHTLEALTASQARSLALQSNYPSFPPAKKKPSWWPFDVSPGTVAFAVIWPFVVQWLIRLYLQRRRRKMN